From Oncorhynchus nerka isolate Pitt River linkage group LG1, Oner_Uvic_2.0, whole genome shotgun sequence, the proteins below share one genomic window:
- the sumo3b gene encoding small ubiquitin-related modifier 3 has protein sequence MSEEKPKEGVKTENDHINLKVAGQDGSVVQFKIKRHTPLSKLMKAYCERQGLSIRQIRFRFDGQPINETDTPAQLEMEDEDTIDVFQQQTGGSSLSEAPPSLRLLPL, from the exons ATGTCTGAAGAAAAGCCAAAG GAAGGAGTGAAAACTGAAAACGATCACATCAACCTAAAGGTTGCAGGTCAAGATGGGTCAGTAGTCCAGTTCAAAATTAAAAGGCACACTCCGCTCAGCAAGCTGATGAAGGCGTACTGTGAAAGACAG GGTTTGTCAATTAGACAGATAAGGTTTAGGTTTGACGGACAGCCGATTAACGAGACTGACACACCTGCACAG CTTGAGATGGAAGACGAGGATACTATTGATGTATTTCAAcaacagactggcggctcctccCTCTCTGAGGCTCCTCCCTCTCTGAGGCTCCTCCCTCTCTGA